One genomic region from Arthrobacter sp. YN encodes:
- a CDS encoding FAD-dependent oxidoreductase, giving the protein MNSTPSVPTLDCDVLVIGSGAGGLAAAVTAAYHGLKVIVVEKSSVCGGATSWSGGWAWAPGNPLAKAEGVNEDKETFRTYLRAVLGDDYRERNVEAFLEAAPHMVGFFQEKTSLQFVPGSKINDIYGKLPGAGKGNRSVGPKPLNARSIKPALRAKMRHQLYETSFLGMGIMAGPDLSKFLSASQGNLKGIFHAGWRFGFHLLDLLTHRRNMQLVNGTALTGRLMKSADDLGVDLRVSTPATALLRDDNGKVTGAVVRSPEGELQINAGRGVVLATGGFPNDVQRRKELFPKTPTGREHWTLSPRETAGDGINLAESVGARFRTDVKSPAAWCPVSLVAYRNGRTGVFPHIMDRAKPGSIGVRSDGKRFVNEANGYYDYVEALIAATPEGETVESWQIADSRFVRKFPLGMAKPLPVPLFPYLRSGYLIKGRTLEELATKCGIDPAELRRTVARFNANARDGVDPDFGRGGTAFNRYSGDPTNRPNPSLGALGKGPFYAVRVVPGSFGTFAGVDTDGLSRALNDDGVPIEGLYVAGNDQANVMGGHYPAGGINLGPALTFGYIAGRHLAGADSYEDDGTRATVPSAAEPRAQW; this is encoded by the coding sequence ATGAACAGCACCCCGTCCGTTCCCACCCTTGACTGCGATGTCCTCGTCATCGGCTCAGGAGCCGGAGGTCTCGCTGCGGCAGTGACAGCGGCCTATCACGGACTGAAAGTCATCGTCGTGGAGAAATCCAGTGTCTGCGGCGGCGCAACCTCGTGGTCCGGCGGCTGGGCGTGGGCCCCGGGTAACCCACTGGCGAAAGCCGAGGGCGTCAACGAAGACAAGGAGACATTCCGGACTTACCTCCGCGCCGTCCTCGGCGACGACTACCGGGAGCGGAACGTGGAGGCCTTCCTTGAGGCTGCCCCGCACATGGTGGGTTTCTTCCAGGAAAAGACGTCCCTGCAGTTCGTTCCGGGCAGCAAGATCAACGACATTTACGGCAAGCTCCCAGGCGCTGGCAAAGGCAACCGCTCTGTAGGGCCCAAACCCCTTAATGCCCGCAGCATCAAGCCGGCCCTTCGCGCCAAGATGCGTCATCAGCTGTACGAGACGTCCTTCCTCGGCATGGGCATCATGGCAGGGCCGGACCTCAGCAAGTTCCTCTCAGCATCACAAGGAAACCTCAAAGGGATCTTCCACGCGGGGTGGCGTTTCGGCTTCCACCTCCTTGACCTGCTGACCCACCGCCGCAACATGCAGCTGGTCAACGGCACAGCGCTCACCGGCAGGCTCATGAAGTCCGCAGATGATCTGGGCGTCGACCTCCGCGTCTCCACCCCTGCCACAGCGTTACTCCGCGACGACAACGGCAAGGTGACCGGCGCCGTCGTGCGTTCCCCGGAAGGCGAGCTGCAGATCAACGCCGGCCGCGGCGTCGTGCTGGCCACCGGCGGTTTCCCCAACGATGTTCAGCGTCGCAAGGAGCTGTTTCCCAAGACGCCCACGGGCCGGGAGCACTGGACGCTTTCCCCGCGCGAGACCGCCGGTGACGGCATCAACCTGGCTGAGTCAGTGGGAGCCCGTTTCAGGACCGACGTGAAGTCGCCGGCTGCGTGGTGCCCGGTATCGCTGGTGGCGTATCGCAACGGCCGGACCGGCGTGTTCCCACACATCATGGACCGGGCCAAGCCCGGCAGCATCGGGGTCCGCTCGGACGGGAAGCGGTTCGTGAACGAGGCCAACGGCTACTACGACTATGTTGAGGCGCTCATCGCGGCGACGCCGGAAGGGGAGACCGTGGAGTCGTGGCAGATCGCGGACAGTCGGTTCGTGCGGAAATTCCCGCTGGGAATGGCCAAACCGCTGCCCGTCCCGTTGTTCCCTTATCTGCGTTCCGGGTACCTCATCAAGGGCCGGACGCTGGAAGAACTTGCTACGAAGTGCGGTATCGACCCCGCCGAGTTGCGCCGCACCGTGGCGAGGTTCAACGCCAACGCCCGCGACGGCGTCGACCCCGATTTCGGACGCGGCGGGACGGCCTTCAACCGCTACAGCGGTGATCCCACCAACCGGCCGAACCCGTCACTGGGGGCCCTCGGGAAGGGGCCGTTCTACGCGGTGAGGGTGGTGCCGGGCAGCTTCGGCACCTTTGCGGGGGTCGACACGGATGGGCTGTCACGGGCGCTCAATGACGACGGCGTCCCCATCGAGGGCCTGTACGTCGCCGGCAACGACCAAGCCAACGTCATGGGCGGGCACTACCCCGCGGGCGGCATCAACCTTGGCCCGGCGCTGACGTTCGGGTACATCGCGGGCCGTCACCTCGCCGGTGCGGACAGCTACGAGGACGACGGTACGCGCGCTACCGTCCCGTCAGCCGCGGAACCGCGGGCACA